A region of Silurus meridionalis isolate SWU-2019-XX chromosome 17, ASM1480568v1, whole genome shotgun sequence DNA encodes the following proteins:
- the foxe3 gene encoding forkhead box protein E3 produces the protein MNLANFSYFSCSMSPAESQPTSPAGAAAVSPQVSLDSPSSIHHHHHQQLHHHHYHHQSGAKDGAPVKPEPREGSPGPELEEVVSVGQSVGGRRRKRPVQRGKPPYSYIALIAMAIANSPERKLTLGGIYRFITERFPFYRENSRKWQNSIRHNLTLNDCFVKIPREPGRPGKGNYWTLDPAAEDMFDNGSFLRRRKRFKRSDFSTYPAYAQSAGAFAFSPSPAARQAYPNTLYPAVSSGYSGSPLPGSPHGAVLHPYQTSAGVAHAHLQGQGRMFSIDNIISQQPIVPGCPGSELHVGLGIGDLTSSCSVLPSTDPTSFQTLNHTNMLSRNNSSVVSMASSSSASPPHLSSSTPPAFSLGGYGTGGRGSHLSSCPEHAEQLLGLAGTNLNLYNNSYVRQTNFSSGLERYI, from the coding sequence GTCATcgatccatcatcatcatcatcagcagctccatcatcatcattaccatcatcagtCAGGAGCTAAGGACGGTGCTCCTGTGAAACCGGAACCGCGTGAAGGCAGCCCCGGTCCCGAGCTGGAGGAAGTGGTGTCGGTGGGTCAATCAGTTGGCGGCCGGCGGAGGAAGAGGCCGGTGCAGCGAGGGAAACCTCCGTACAGCTACATCGCGCTCATCGCGATGGCCATCGCCAACTCGCCCGAGAGGAAGCTCACGCTGGGCGGCATTTACCGCTTCATCACCGAGCGCTTCCCGTTCTACCGCGAGAACTCGCGCAAGTGGCAGAACTCCATCCGGCACAACCTGACGCTCAACGACTGCTTCGTGAAGATCCCGCGGGAGCCCGGGAGACCCGGGAAGGGCAACTATTGGACGCTTGACCCCGCCGCTGAGGACATGTTCGACAACGGCAGCTTCCTGCGTCGGAGGAAGCGCTTCAAACGCTCGGACTTCAGCACGTACCCGGCATACGCTCAGAGCGCCGGCGCGTTCGCCTTCTCCCCGAGCCCCGCGGCGCGCCAGGCCTATCCCAACACCCTGTACCCGGCTGTGTCCTCGGGCTACAGCGGCTCCCCGTTACCCGGCTCCCCCCACGGGGCCGTGCTGCACCCTTACCAGACGTCGGCGGGGGTCGCTCACGCGCACCTCCAAGGACAAGGCCGGATGTTCAGCATCGACAACATCATCAGTCAGCAGCCCATTGTGCCCGGCTGCCCTGGATCAGAGCTTCACGTTGGGCTTGGTATCGGAGATCTGACCTCCAGCTGCTCGGTGTTACCCTCCACTGACCCCACCAGCTTCCAGACTCTTAACCACACAAACATGCTGAGCAGAAACAACAGCTCTGTTGTCTCCATGGCATCCTCATCCTCAGCCTCTCCTCCTCACCTGTCATCTTCCACGCCGCCTGCTTTCTCTCTGGGGGGCTACGGCACCGGGGGCAGAGGGTCGCACCTCAGCTCATGCCCCGAGCACGCTGAGCAGCTTCTGGGACTCGCAGGAACCAATCTGAACTTGTACAACAATTCCTATGTGCGACAAACAAACTTCTCATCTGGGCTTGAACGCTACATATAA